A window of Lentibacillus sp. Marseille-P4043 contains these coding sequences:
- the aroH gene encoding chorismate mutase codes for MIRGVRGATTVQANEENQIVTNTKSLVEDMVLKNNIEVDSISHVLISVSGELNATFPAKSLRQIPGWVYVPVMCMQEIDVPNSLGYCIRVMMVVNTTVRQEEIKHVFHHEAKQLRPDLMQRLGE; via the coding sequence ATGATACGTGGTGTTCGAGGAGCAACGACAGTCCAAGCTAATGAAGAGAATCAGATTGTAACAAATACAAAAAGTCTTGTTGAAGATATGGTTCTTAAAAATAATATAGAGGTTGATTCTATTTCACATGTTTTGATTTCTGTATCAGGCGAATTGAATGCTACCTTTCCAGCAAAATCACTCCGGCAAATACCTGGTTGGGTCTATGTCCCTGTAATGTGCATGCAAGAAATCGATGTACCAAATAGTTTAGGTTACTGTATACGTGTCATGATGGTCGTCAATACAACGGTCAGACAAGAGGAAATAAAACACGTTTTTCATCATGAAGCAAAGCAATTACGGCCGGATTTAATGCAAAGGTTAGGTGAGTAA
- the hisC gene encoding histidinol-phosphate transaminase, whose product MDGKQILNQMAPYKQGKQMDDVKREFGLTRIVKLASNENPFGHSQKLRDELPEMLGQFERYPDGHAATLRKKLAARLHVEENQLVFGSGSDELVQIICRTFLYPNAKTVMATPTFPQYSHHALIEGANVKEIPTKDGYHDLESMLDAIDANTKVVWLCSPNNPTGSIIPEDAFYSFMEHCPKDVLVVLDEAYYEYIDDERKPTILENISSYPNLLVLRTFSKAYGLAGLRVGYGIGNEDLIAKLDIVRGPFNTSILAQKAAAIALDDQQFIEETYRMNRQIRTDFERALDKLGWSYDDSQTNFLLVHVPVSGEEMFTYLLKHGYIVRPCDGIGCPNTVRITIGKKQDMEELQTILTAFSQQGD is encoded by the coding sequence ATGGATGGTAAGCAGATATTAAACCAAATGGCACCATATAAACAGGGGAAACAAATGGATGATGTGAAAAGGGAGTTTGGACTAACACGAATTGTCAAACTAGCATCCAATGAAAACCCATTCGGTCATTCACAAAAACTGCGAGATGAATTGCCCGAAATGCTTGGGCAATTTGAACGCTACCCGGATGGACATGCAGCAACTTTACGAAAGAAATTAGCAGCGCGGTTACATGTAGAAGAAAACCAGCTCGTTTTTGGCAGTGGGTCAGATGAACTGGTTCAAATTATTTGTCGTACGTTTCTTTATCCAAATGCAAAAACGGTTATGGCTACACCAACGTTTCCGCAATACAGTCATCATGCATTAATCGAAGGTGCAAATGTAAAAGAAATTCCAACTAAAGATGGGTACCATGACTTAGAATCAATGCTTGATGCAATTGATGCAAATACAAAAGTTGTTTGGCTTTGTTCTCCAAACAACCCGACAGGCAGTATCATACCAGAAGATGCTTTTTATTCCTTTATGGAGCATTGTCCGAAAGATGTCCTGGTCGTTTTAGATGAAGCGTATTATGAGTACATTGACGATGAACGGAAACCTACTATTTTAGAAAACATTAGCAGCTATCCCAATCTACTAGTATTACGAACATTTTCTAAAGCTTACGGTCTAGCTGGCTTACGGGTTGGATACGGGATTGGAAATGAGGATTTGATTGCGAAATTGGATATTGTTAGAGGTCCGTTTAACACATCTATTCTAGCACAAAAAGCTGCCGCGATAGCGTTGGATGATCAGCAATTCATTGAGGAAACATACCGAATGAATCGGCAAATACGAACTGATTTTGAGCGTGCCTTAGATAAGCTTGGTTGGTCTTATGACGACTCGCAAACAAATTTCTTACTCGTCCATGTTCCTGTATCTGGTGAGGAGATGTTTACGTATTTGTTAAAACACGGGTATATTGTTAGACCTTGTGACGGAATTGGATGCCCAAATACAGTCCGAATTACAATTGGAAAAAAACAGGATATGGAAGAACTGCAAACAATTTTAACAGCATTTTCACAACAGGGGGATTAA
- a CDS encoding prephenate dehydrogenase yields MEKQKVLVIGLGLIGGSLAKNIALSDENYIIGYDTDRQTIEFAQMNGIIDEVCTSISKGVKQVDFVILGTPISETISLMQQLDQIELSHPVIITDVSSVKRSVMLAANQLTNPYLTFIGGHPMAGSHKKGIIAAKEHLFENAIYVLTPMRNCTNEHLASLKNLLQSTNSNFITLDPNEHDEMTGVISHFPHLIASSLVHQAKKWEYTHTFIPKLAAGGFRDITRIASSNPEMWQDIFYHNRNKMSQLLTDWIAEMTELKHFLDYNDKQQMIDYLEQAKNYRDGLGKEDKGAIPAFHDLYVDIPDQTGAVASVVQILAAKNISIKNIEILEIRDNITGVLRLSFTTESTQLQCCQILQKKGYEVVIDK; encoded by the coding sequence ATGGAAAAACAAAAAGTACTTGTTATCGGTCTGGGGCTGATTGGTGGATCCTTAGCCAAAAACATAGCTCTTTCTGATGAAAATTACATAATCGGCTATGATACCGACCGCCAAACAATTGAATTTGCTCAGATGAATGGAATTATTGATGAAGTTTGCACGTCTATTTCAAAAGGTGTGAAGCAAGTTGATTTTGTTATATTGGGCACACCTATCTCAGAAACCATTTCGCTAATGCAGCAATTGGACCAAATAGAGCTTTCGCATCCGGTTATTATCACAGATGTATCCTCGGTTAAGCGTTCGGTCATGTTAGCAGCAAATCAATTAACCAACCCTTATTTAACCTTTATCGGGGGGCATCCAATGGCAGGATCGCATAAAAAGGGTATCATTGCCGCGAAAGAGCATTTGTTTGAAAATGCTATTTATGTGTTAACACCGATGCGGAACTGTACCAATGAACATCTTGCATCTCTCAAAAACCTGTTGCAAAGTACTAATAGTAACTTTATTACACTGGATCCAAATGAACATGATGAAATGACAGGGGTGATCTCTCATTTTCCGCACTTGATTGCCTCGTCACTCGTACATCAGGCGAAAAAGTGGGAGTATACACATACATTCATTCCAAAACTTGCTGCGGGAGGATTTCGAGATATTACGAGAATTGCCTCAAGCAATCCAGAAATGTGGCAGGATATTTTCTATCATAATCGGAATAAAATGTCACAGCTATTAACGGATTGGATAGCGGAAATGACGGAGTTGAAACATTTCCTTGATTATAATGACAAACAACAGATGATTGACTACTTAGAACAAGCTAAAAATTATCGTGATGGGTTAGGAAAAGAAGACAAAGGTGCGATTCCTGCCTTCCATGATCTATATGTTGATATTCCGGATCAGACAGGTGCTGTTGCCTCCGTTGTCCAAATCCTTGCTGCTAAAAACATTAGTATAAAAAATATTGAAATACTTGAAATTAGAGACAATATTACTGGTGTTTTGCGGTTAAGTTTTACAACCGAATCAACCCAATTACAATGCTGTCAAATTCTACAGAAAAAAGGGTATGAAGTTGTAATAGATAAATAA
- the aroA gene encoding 3-phosphoshikimate 1-carboxyvinyltransferase, with translation MGKKELKPCQQPLTGVIEVPGDKSISHRAVILGSLATGTTKVRNFLDGEDCMRTVTIFQSLGVKIEKDEKTLLIHGKGVKALTEPKAPLYFGNSGTTARLMIGVLAGLPLFTTVYGDPSLTKRPMDRVVTPTRQMGANFDGRENSSYLPLAIRGGGLTGISYQLPVKSAQVKSAVLLAGILADGMTEVVEQAETRNHTENMLQAFGANVNKDENSIIVKGKQELLATDIYVPGDISSAAFFFAAAAIVPGSNLTLKNVGLNETRTGIIDVLQIMGVPITIANQQIIGGEKIGDITISKANLTSATIEGDLVPKLIDEIPIIALLATQAEGTTIIRDAAELRVKETDRIAAVVDVLTTLGANIEATDDGMIIHGKTPLTGGYVRAYDDHRIAMMIAIASRITSESVFLDDEASIAISYPNFFADLEKAQQE, from the coding sequence ATGGGTAAGAAAGAACTAAAACCATGCCAGCAACCGTTGACAGGTGTTATAGAAGTCCCTGGAGATAAATCAATTTCGCATCGTGCAGTCATATTAGGATCACTGGCAACTGGTACGACAAAGGTCAGAAACTTTCTAGATGGCGAAGATTGCATGCGAACAGTAACTATCTTTCAATCACTTGGGGTGAAAATTGAAAAAGATGAGAAAACCTTACTAATTCACGGGAAAGGAGTAAAAGCCCTAACCGAACCGAAAGCACCTCTTTATTTTGGAAATTCCGGAACTACTGCCAGATTAATGATTGGTGTACTTGCCGGATTGCCTCTTTTCACTACAGTTTATGGGGATCCATCATTAACAAAAAGACCAATGGACCGTGTAGTTACACCAACGCGACAGATGGGGGCTAATTTTGACGGGCGAGAAAACAGCTCCTATCTGCCATTGGCGATCAGAGGCGGGGGATTAACGGGGATATCCTATCAACTTCCTGTTAAAAGTGCTCAAGTTAAATCAGCTGTATTATTAGCAGGAATTCTTGCAGATGGAATGACTGAGGTTGTCGAACAAGCGGAAACACGGAACCATACGGAAAATATGCTACAAGCTTTTGGAGCAAATGTGAATAAAGATGAAAATTCTATTATCGTCAAAGGAAAACAAGAACTACTCGCGACAGACATCTATGTACCGGGGGATATATCATCAGCCGCATTCTTTTTTGCAGCTGCAGCCATTGTACCTGGGAGTAACCTAACATTAAAAAATGTTGGTCTTAACGAAACGCGAACAGGTATAATCGATGTATTACAAATAATGGGCGTACCAATAACTATTGCCAATCAACAAATAATTGGCGGGGAAAAAATTGGTGATATAACGATCTCGAAAGCAAACTTGACAAGTGCAACCATTGAAGGTGACCTTGTTCCAAAGCTAATTGACGAAATTCCAATTATTGCATTACTGGCCACGCAGGCAGAAGGGACTACTATTATTCGGGATGCAGCTGAATTACGCGTGAAAGAAACCGATCGAATTGCAGCTGTTGTCGATGTTTTAACCACATTGGGAGCAAATATTGAGGCGACTGATGATGGCATGATCATCCATGGCAAGACACCTTTAACAGGTGGATATGTACGTGCTTATGATGATCATCGGATTGCGATGATGATTGCGATCGCCTCACGTATTACCAGTGAGAGTGTATTTCTTGATGATGAAGCAAGTATCGCAATCTCCTATCCCAACTTTTTTGCTGATTTGGAAAAAGCCCAACAAGAATAA
- a CDS encoding tetratricopeptide repeat protein, which yields METIMEAVRLMESKKSNEAIALLEDYLPMADEEERFTIAELFIQWGFLQEASTILQELMQQYPQESEIKIMLADIYVELENDEEAINLLNDIKEDDESYLEALIQLADLYQAQGLFEVAEQKLLAAKQLNPTEPIIDFALGELLFSTGEYKKAITHYEKVIEVTSEIANVPIHTRLAECYAGIGEYEEALAIYQDVDNEDSDTLFKYGLTAYQAGRSDISIKAWEQVVEIDPYYHTVYYQLAKVYEEEEMPIDAYNAAKKGLQVDEFNKELFFYAGSLAHQVNEDEESEKWIREAIALDPDYKEAILFLVEFFKAKENHSAIVELLEQIKKSGADDPLYEWELARAYEKTESYNDALNHYQEAYNNLNQDSEFLKEYAYFLTEEGRIAEALPIFKTYLTQQPEDYEVEEFFHRLNQ from the coding sequence TTGGAAACTATAATGGAAGCTGTTCGATTAATGGAAAGTAAAAAAAGTAATGAAGCGATCGCACTATTAGAAGATTATTTACCGATGGCGGATGAAGAAGAAAGATTTACCATTGCTGAATTATTTATTCAATGGGGATTTTTACAAGAGGCGAGTACTATTTTACAGGAATTGATGCAACAATATCCTCAGGAAAGTGAAATAAAAATAATGCTAGCCGATATATATGTCGAGCTTGAAAATGATGAAGAAGCCATTAATTTGTTAAATGATATAAAAGAAGATGATGAATCGTACCTAGAAGCACTAATTCAACTTGCTGATTTATATCAAGCACAAGGGCTCTTTGAAGTAGCTGAACAGAAATTATTAGCTGCCAAACAATTAAATCCAACGGAACCGATTATTGATTTTGCACTAGGTGAATTGTTGTTCTCGACCGGAGAATATAAAAAGGCGATTACCCATTACGAAAAGGTTATTGAGGTTACGAGTGAAATTGCGAATGTGCCGATTCATACTCGTTTAGCAGAATGTTACGCTGGTATCGGTGAATACGAAGAAGCATTAGCTATTTATCAGGACGTTGATAACGAGGATTCTGATACGTTGTTTAAATATGGACTTACTGCATATCAAGCAGGAAGAAGTGATATTTCCATTAAAGCATGGGAACAAGTCGTTGAAATTGATCCATATTACCATACTGTTTATTATCAACTTGCCAAAGTATACGAAGAGGAAGAAATGCCAATTGATGCCTATAATGCAGCAAAAAAAGGACTGCAAGTGGATGAATTTAATAAGGAACTTTTCTTTTACGCAGGATCTTTAGCACACCAAGTAAACGAAGATGAGGAAAGTGAAAAATGGATTCGAGAAGCGATTGCACTTGACCCAGACTATAAAGAGGCTATTTTATTTCTCGTTGAATTCTTTAAGGCAAAAGAAAACCATTCAGCAATTGTTGAACTATTAGAGCAAATTAAAAAATCCGGGGCGGATGATCCATTATATGAGTGGGAATTGGCACGAGCTTATGAAAAAACAGAATCATATAATGATGCATTAAATCACTATCAGGAAGCATATAATAACCTAAATCAAGATAGTGAATTTTTAAAAGAGTATGCCTATTTTCTAACTGAAGAAGGGAGGATTGCTGAAGCACTGCCGATATTCAAGACCTATTTAACCCAACAACCAGAAGATTATGAAGTTGAGGAATTTTTCCACAGATTAAACCAATAG
- a CDS encoding ReoY family proteolytic degradation factor: MQTPVSVQDKKSFIQWFLNNYQLKKRESVWILNYLVNHDNLLANVHFIREARFCPRAIIMSSHCSDDVPFRFYKSQLVTTDAEKSFHDIRLNQKEALYIQLNFNNAKQNSLYVAVLEDNPFVPEDYFITKKDQDLAKQLLDKTLFDYQKKVIQAEIDRSLDEKNQRNFEKYVKKLHKLESNHPHQPKLLKQ; the protein is encoded by the coding sequence GTGCAGACTCCTGTTTCCGTACAAGATAAAAAAAGCTTTATCCAATGGTTTTTGAACAATTATCAATTAAAAAAACGAGAAAGTGTCTGGATTCTTAATTATTTGGTAAATCATGATAACCTATTAGCAAATGTTCACTTCATTAGGGAAGCGAGATTTTGTCCACGTGCAATAATTATGAGCAGTCATTGTTCAGATGATGTCCCATTTCGTTTTTATAAAAGTCAATTGGTTACAACTGATGCAGAAAAATCTTTTCACGATATACGTTTAAATCAAAAAGAAGCCCTGTATATTCAGTTGAATTTTAATAATGCAAAACAAAATTCGCTTTATGTAGCTGTTCTTGAGGATAATCCGTTTGTTCCTGAAGATTACTTCATCACAAAAAAGGATCAAGATCTTGCGAAACAGTTATTAGATAAAACACTTTTTGACTACCAAAAAAAGGTCATCCAAGCAGAAATCGACCGATCATTGGATGAAAAAAATCAGCGGAACTTTGAAAAATATGTGAAAAAGCTACATAAGCTTGAATCCAATCATCCGCATCAACCTAAATTGCTAAAGCAATAG
- a CDS encoding YpiF family protein: MQWLKQDLQQYIQAKEYVDTVIVPLIPFQLSQDTNLAKNAFQGEVLSIFAKEIEKGLTGRILLAPNYYYLNSESKEKEISRLNAWTENIFTQPFKHLFFVTFDASWKKNEQALDGTLLWLPGIQSGDIQSKEMHSFIHDQVNQISELIKSYWA, from the coding sequence ATGCAATGGCTTAAACAAGATTTGCAGCAGTACATACAGGCCAAGGAATATGTTGATACCGTTATCGTTCCATTAATTCCGTTTCAGTTGTCACAAGACACCAATTTAGCTAAAAATGCATTTCAGGGTGAAGTACTGTCTATCTTTGCCAAAGAAATTGAAAAGGGCTTGACTGGGAGAATATTATTAGCACCAAACTATTATTACTTAAATTCAGAGTCTAAAGAAAAGGAGATAAGCAGGTTAAACGCTTGGACTGAAAATATCTTTACACAGCCATTTAAACACTTATTCTTTGTGACATTTGATGCATCATGGAAAAAGAATGAACAAGCATTAGACGGAACATTACTATGGTTACCTGGTATCCAATCCGGTGATATACAATCAAAAGAAATGCATTCATTTATTCATGATCAAGTCAATCAGAT